The Phalacrocorax aristotelis chromosome 2, bGulAri2.1, whole genome shotgun sequence region GCAACCCAGCATCAGCCACAGTGCAGGGAAGCAACTCGTGTGGTGCGCAGACACACTGTCAAGCCAGACCCATTCTGGACATAAATGGTGACTCTGCAGACAAGAGGCTTCTTTCACGGTATCAGCTGCAAGGCAAGGCATTCTCTGCACTCCTTATAAGCACTCTTCTGAAAACAGCTAAAATGAAGGATTTCAAAAAGACCCTCTCACCTTCTGAACACCAGACAAATCCTTCTTCAGTCCTGTCACAGTCTGATAGAGAATCTACACCCATcgagagagaaagaaaattacattgtCAAACTATGAGTCTTAAATCTTTGTGCCCAGAGAAAAATATCAtctcaaaaaacaaacaaaaagcccccacaaaaaaaaaaaggaaaaaaacatataaCGTTAGCCTTAGTAGCAACCAGACAATTTTAAAGTACGACACTAGATTCAGTACTCCATGCCTTAGTAACAaggcttctggttttgtttgttgctaTCCGTTTCCAGTAAGAAGAATTCATattccctccctcttttttgCAGTGCCTCAGCATGTCTACTCACATTATCTTGCTGTACGTTCAATGCCATATCCTCTTCTTTCAATTTCATCATTATATCCACATCTCTCTCATAGTTTTTAACGTCAGTCAAAGTTCGAGGTATGTAAGCCTTCTTAAACACCTAGTAGAGTGAAAGGAAACACAGATTTACTAATTTACGTATAGTTTCATGGTGTTCTTCCTTCCTAATCATGCATCCTTAAGAGAATAATCATGAAGGATTTCATGGTTCAGAGaaactaaaaacaaacacaggagGCAACCACTACCATTTGAACTGCagcatatctttttttttgcaggagcAGACTTAACATGCAGCCAGCACATGACAGATAGATCATGACTGATAAGGCTCCTTCCTTAGCATGACTACCACCAGGCCACTTAGAAACTTCTCCAGTCCTTCCAACTTCCTCTTAACCTATTTGAGTTCTAAGGTTTTGTATTCTAATgattttttctggtgttatcgTGATGTTTACAATGCCTTCAGGAGGCAACTCCATTAAAATGCAGTTAGAACTTAATATCTTTACATAAAATACCTGCTTCAACCTACTGCCCAACTCAAGGTTCCTGCAGCAATATAGTACAGTAAAACCTAACCACAGTATCAACAACAACGTGCTTAAAATCTGTCATGCAGTCTTTTTGAAACAGTCCTCCAGCAAATTTAAGTGACTACCAGATCAGAGAgaagcattttccttctctttttcatggTATCATTCAATCCCAGCACAAATTCAGTACACTACAATCATAACTGCTAGACTAAAGGCTGTGCAAAGAGCAGATGCCCTCAGCTCCACACAGCTTGCCCTTAATCCGCTCTGCTCGTTTGTGAAGGAAGTGAGACAAGCTAGCCATGATCACATGAAAAGTCTaagagaaagaaactgaacTTAGATGCTACTAAACCATCTCTCTTACAGGTGGCCTTTCTTACAGGTCAGCAACTTTGtataagcaaaggaaaaattggTTTGCGAAAGATGGGCTTGCAACAAAACACTTGCATCTGACCCTATAGTTCAGAAGTCGTATCCTGaggattaagaaaaaacaaacaaacaaacaaaaaacaaacaaataatccTTTCGTAGCCAAGAAAAGTCTTTGATAAATCGAGTAGTATTGACTCCAGAGATAAACACCATGTGTACCAGTACAAATAGGTTCTCACTGATACAAATTCAGCTCAACTcagagttgtttttttgttggtttgtttgttttttattgttgttgtttgggggtttggggtttttttttttttttttttttaactcttctggAACAGATAGATAAGACTGATATAGAAATTGTTTTATCTTTACATCAAGCCTTTCCAGAACATTAGCAGTTTTCTGTAATGGCGTTGAAATGGCTTCACTTAATGTCAAAGCAAGGGAGAGAAACAGGACATGGAACTGAATTAGACTGGGCTGCAGGTAGACAGGCAATTTGGTCAATGTACATATCTAAATATTCTGCTTCTGTACCACTGGTCCAAAAAATACTGGCATAATCAGATCTCTCCACTCAGTTTTTTTGTTAACTGAACCTGAACTGGAAGATACATCAAAGGACCTAGCTACAAGCAAACATATTGGTTTAGGAAATGGAGTGTTTGCCTTCTAATACCTTACCACTGTCAGCATTTACACATGGCATCCATTAATACGTCACATCTCAACTAGTTCAAGACATCTCAGTATCACAAACAATGTTTTTCTTATCAACTGTACATTTTGGCAAATAAACcagaacatttttcattatttagaAGAGGCAAGGTTAATACTAATTTCATAGTAGGAACAAAAATCCTTACTTACTTCCTCATCCACTTTATCTTGACTGGATCTTTCCTCCTCTGTTCTTTTCGATGCTATTTCCATTGCCTAAAGAAACATTAAACAATACAAAGTTATCACTCTCTAGAATCACATCACTTAATCCAACTAACCATTCCCATCTGTGTCTCTCTCCCTGTGCTCCAGTCACTCACAAATTCTGTGCCTTTCTCTATGGTAATGCCTTGAGCGACACCTAATGGTAAccaacatttcacagaatcacagactggtaggggttggaagggacctctggagatcatctcatccaaccgCCCTgactgagcaggcacacccagagcagggggcacaggactgcatccaggtgggtgttgaatgtctccagaaaaggagactccacaccctctctgggcagcctgttccactgctctgtcacccgcacagtaaatattttttccctcatattcaggcagaacttcttgtgttccagtttgtgcccattgccccttgtcctgttgctgcgcaccactgaaaagagtctggacCCATCCTTTtgacatccaccctttagatatttataaggattgataagatcccccctcagtcttctccaggctaaactaacccaggtctctcagcctttcctcataagagagatgctccggtcccctgatcatcttcgtagctctctgctagACTCTCGCCAGTAGCTCCCTGTCTGTCTTGAACTGGGAGCCCAGAACTAGACACAGTaatccagatgtggcctcattAGGGCAGGGTAGAGGGGGAGGgtaacctcccttgacctgctggccacagtccttttaatgcatcccaggatagcattggccttcttggccacaagggcacagtgctggctcagggtcagcttgctgtccatcagcactcccaggtccttctcagcagagctgccttccagtagttcagcccccaacctgtactggtgcatggggttgttcctccccaggtgcaggaccttgcacttgctcttgttgaatttcatgaggttccccttggcccagctctccagcctgtccaggtctcactgaacggcagcacagccttctggtgtatcagccactcctctcagttttgtatcatcagcgaacttgctgagggtacgctctgtcccttcatccaggtcattgatgaatacattgaacaggactggacccagcacagacccctggggaacaccgctagttacgggcctccatccagactctgccccattgatcacaaccttctgagctctgctgttctggcctatagtttcccaggtcctccaTTCTGCCCTTTCTGAAGACTagagtgacattggctaccctccagtcctcgagcacctctcctgtcctccatgacctttcaaagatgatggagagtggcttacTGACAGcgtccaccagctccctcagcacttgtgggtgcatcccattggggcctATGGATGtatgaggatccagtttgcctaaatgatctctaactcaatcctcctcaaccaaggggaagtcttcctttctccaaattttctctctcacctctgggggctgggaggcCTGAGGGcctgaagactgaagcaaagaaggcattcagtaactctgcctcctctgcatcctgcatcaccagggcacccacctcattcagcagcaggcccacagtttccccagtctttcttttactacagatatatttgaagaagcccttcaagttatccttgacatcccttgccagatttcgttccaagtgggccttggccttcctcattgcatctctgcataccctgacaacattcctatatttcTCCCAAGTgaccagtccctttttccacatactgtaaacctccttcttccatttgagtttttctagaagctctttgctcatccatgtgggtctcttggctcctttgcttgacttcctcctcacagggatgtaccgatcttgagcttggaggaagtggtacttgaatactgaccagctctcaTGGACACTccctaccttctagagccctcgcccatgggattcctccatGCAGGTCTCTGAAGAGGACAGTTAGCCTTCCTTTTTGCAGAGCACACTTATAACTGCAGTTCTGCTTTATTAATAGATGGAAAACATGCTTGCTGCTCCTCCCAGACCAAATTACGGCAGGCCCAGCATGACTACTGGACACAACAGTGCAAGGAGAACATAGTGAGCAGTGCTCAGTCCTGGAACTTGGCTCTTCTCACACACATTGAGCAAGCCAGAGGAGCACAAGTAAGGGGAACCACAGCACAACTCTATCTCATTCAACCTCCAATATGACAAGAAGTACACAACATTTGGAAACCCCCATGCTGTACTGGTATTTGGGCCACACTCACATGACCTTGGCCAGGAATGACACATTGAATCTCCATTGTAAGCATGGCATATGCGGACCCCATTTCTCAAGTGTTAACTTAAAAAGTTGGGTGTTTTCCCCACTCCCTTTTCAAGGAAATGTCTAACCAGAAGCAGAGGACTGGCAGCTAGAGATGAAATACATGGGTGCTGTGAGCAGCAGAGTAAGTTTACCTCCTCCTAGAATCAACGTGTTCTGACAGCCGCTGTATTTGGCTAGCAAGACAATGTACCTTGGAGTAACACCGCCTGGAGtcattcccttcctccctcagcCCGCCCTGCTCAAAACTGCATTCTTAACTCCATTCACTATATAAGTATGATTATATTTCTGCAGAGTTCTCCTTGCCAAAAAGAAAGAACTAATTTAAAGCATCCTGGTTTTAGTAGCACCTGAGACAGACATTGCAGTTTCCACGATTAGATTTTCTAAGAAACCACAGAACGAAACTGTTGTCATCCTGTAATGTTATAATTGGAAAACAGCTCTATGCATTTTTGGAGCACTAGCATAACAATGTCATGTACCAGCTTTCTTCAACAGCAGGATGTAGAGTAAATGAGATGAAGGAGCTTGACCTAGATCTGATTTTATTGTTCAAGTCTTCTAACATAAGCAACAAGGCGATGAGGTCTTACCTTAGACAGATAGTCATCAATGTTCTCACTTGTGATAGAAGGATCAGTAATGAACTCAAACAACTCCCTCACAGTCATCACTGCAACATTGTGCTTCTTGAAAAAGTCTACCAGGAAACAAGGGCAGAGACAAAACCCATAAGTAATTACGTGTAACAGATGCCACTGTGATGTTGAAGTGACAGTTACAGCAAGCCAAGGACCCTGATGACTTTGGAAAGTGTCAGCAGTATGTACAGCATCACGCTGGGTTTAGTTATCAGATGACTCTTGgacatctgaaataaaattgttcATCTTCCAGATGCAACAAATACTGAAAGAGACACTAATCAtagagagaacaaaaaatttaatttggaGGCAGCTCTCTGTGCCCATGGAACCACAAGTCTTCACAATGATAACAGCTAGGGCAGAGCATAAAGCAAGGTGTTTCTCAGAGTCTCTGTAGAAGGACTACATAGAGAAAGCTGCAGTcacataaaacaaacaaacaaaacacatcaaaaCCACTGCAACTCACCAAGGCACTAGAATATCTAGGGAGAGCATgccaaaaatacattaaaaaagagCAAGGGTACAAATATCTGAGCCATAAAGGAGTCATTAGAAATCCATGAACAGAAAAGGAATCAGGAAAAATTAGCATCAAAATGCAtacagtttttttcccccacagacTTTCAAGAGTCcgtaaaattagaaaaaaaatagtcaatCTGAAAAGAAAGGGGGAACAAAAGCAGCCCGCAGTGACAGATTTCCTGTCCTCAGGGAGAAACACACCCTACCAGGAGGTGGACGCGTGTTACGCAACATGTCATGAAGACCAaattttcaagcagaaaaaaaccataaaagtACCTTGCTCATCAAAATACTATGAAAAGTGATACTACCTCTAATAAATTACTCTATGCTTCGATCCTCTCAGCTGACCTGGACAATAAGTGCAGGGAACTTCATAACACACGGTAACGTCTTGCCAGCTGCAGAATTCCAGATGTAGATTCCATTCACAGAAGGAGACACATCATTATGGCTGCGCAGTCCTTTAAGTAAGGGAAGTTAAGACTGGGGTGGGCATTGCTGCAGACTGGGACTGATCTCTAATCAGTCTGGGACTGATCTCAGATCTATCATAAATCATTTTGGCCAGATGATTTCTAGCAAAATAGGCTACACTCTTCTGAAGTTGGCACAGTACACTGCTCCCTGAGGAAGCTGCGAGAACCTAGGAGAGGGAGCACTTTAACAGAAGTTTGAGAGCTTCTACAGTCAGTTATACCTGAAAGGACATACATGAACACAGTTCACCTTCCTAAATAAACCAGTTATCAGAACAAGAGTTGAAATGCAGCCCACTCACCATTAATGTTGGCACAATCTTTTCGCAGGAACTCCAGTGCATGCGGGTGGTCATGCTCCACTGCCTGAGACACGTCAATGATGTACACGTCCCCACTGTGGTACCtgcaaacacagcacagaaagatGCACTAACTCCACCGCTGTTATATGGGGGATTACTGAGGGGCGAGGAACAAAGCGTGCTTCAAATTTAAGAACCAGCAAACAATCTTAACATATTTCTCTACCATACACCTTACATATTAGGGCCAGAGTGGCTTTTTTGGGTCAATCCTTTCCCTCCTCTACACAAGCTCTATTactaaaatttaaagaaatagcCTTTTTGTGAACACAAGAAGCAGTGTTATGGGTggtgagagaaaaagaaaaaaaaattataagcttactaattttctctctagttgaggggtggttttttttggtttgggtggaGGTTTTGTTGGGGGGGGGTTGTGcggttttttcctttgtgtttttttcttttgattttgtttttttttttaacagagaaagCTCAGATCTGGGTTAAAAGCTACATAGTTAATGACATAAGTTACAAAACCCAGTCACAAGAAGGACTCCACCCTCCCTTAAAGGTATATTAGTACTCTCACATACAGGTTGCCAATGCATACATTTTAGATGCCACAATTCAGAGCAAAGTTTAAAAACTTACAGCATATTAAATTCACTGAGATCTGCATGAACAAGTCTGGCATCTTGGTACATTCTCCTCATGTACTGGATGATTTGCAGATACAGCTCCCGGACTTTGGAGTCAGATAACTGAGCATTCTTCAACAGAGGAGCAGGCCTTGAAATTACaacacaaataattaaaaattaacactttttccttcttcacacCAGCTGCAAATGCTTTAACTGCCGTACATGATTCTTCCGCTTACCATGTGTGTCAAGGAAGTCAGCATAAGCAGCTAAGTGCACAGAGCCAGCATGACAGGCAGCAAAGCTTGGTATGTGCTTGCCAAAGATACTGGGGCTCTGTTTCCAACACGAGCTAATTTGGACCATGCTGCATTAATGTTTGTACTACAATGAGCCATCTTCATGTATGATTAGCAAGCCTTTCCAGCCTTAATCTCTGGTTAAGCCACTTTACGGATTCATTTTGCACACAACTGAGGCTTCAGAATCATGCAGGTTGTCTGCAGCAGTAGCTGGAAAATGTCTAAGTATTCTACCGATCACATGCACATATAAGTGAAACATGTTAATTTTGCAGGCCTAAAGTAATAGTAGGTAAAATCAgagggttggtttgtttttaataaaatattttggaaagctactaattaaaaaaaaaatttctaaggATACTTACCTATCACCTTTACCAATAAAGCCCATGACAAGCACATGACTTCTTAGCATAATTGGCTCTGGGCAAGGTATCTGGGCTGTATTCAACCTGTAACAAAGGAACAAAgccacataaaaataaaaccaaactctGCTATTTGCATTGCACTAGTGCCTACAGGAACTCTGTTGCTTTAAACATAATACACAATATGAGCTCCTCTACTCAGGAAACTCTCACTTGTGAAGAGCAACTAGGAAATGAATACAGAAAGCCACAACCATTCTGGCTCTGACCCTTCTCTAAGCATTCCTGTGTTGGACACCGAATCTTTACACAGTTCAGGTTAATCCTAGATTAACCTATATCACACAGTGTGCTGTTACTCAGCAGCAGCTACTTCTAGCTTTTCCTCACTTCTCAGTCATGTCAGACAGAGTGTTCAGACATTCAAGAGCTTAGAGCATGAGCAGCAAGACAAAAGAAGATCTTtattcctccctcctctttcttctccctcccacagggAAGCTTAGGACACTTTCCTGAATACTCCAGGAACCCTAAAAGATAGTGATAACCACAGTCTAGCAATAGGAGAGTACTTCCTATACACTTAAAGTTGCAGTTACCTTtgcatgctgaaataaaaatgtgaagaatCACCTTATTAaattcctcatttctttttcagcccACGTCTTCACCATTTTTCTTGGGTTGCCTTTGCAATATCCATGACGAAatctttaaataagaaaacaaaaaccaacagggACTCTTAGCCAATCAATGTAGTATTAGCACCGGTGATTTTATCACCACTGAAACAATACCTCCTCCCCAGTAAAACCAGGCAGAAGTCAAACTCACCTGAATTCACCACTCACATACTTATCCCGATCTTTAAACATCAGAATAGAGGTTTTGTAAATCTTTATTGCTCTGTTCTCTCCATTTGCAGTACTGGCATGATATACATTAGCCTATCAGATTACGAAGggaagaaataatattaaaaaaaagtctttaaaccAACATAaccttctctcttcttccctttctgacACCTGCAAAAGATCTGATCTCACCCCAGCCCCTAGTGGCACCCAGCAGAGTGAGACTGCACACAACGgcagtttcttcttctgccaGGGGCAGTTTACAGGAAGTACCTAAGACTGGGTAGGGGTATGACAACGCATATAGGACAAAAACAACAATGCACAAAAAAACTCCACCTCATCCACATTTCTGAGACTGAAACAAGACCTTGTGTGAAGGGTTAATTTGAGGCTGTGCACTGTTTAGGCCCTAAAGCATGGCCCAAATAGTTCACATTGACACCTCTACACAGAGTGGAAGCACACTTTTAATCAGCATCCAAGGACTTAGAAGAAAACCAGAGCAGCCTAGGTATTAGGCACTCTAAAACTGATTTATTAATTTACTTGGAAATTTGTGTCCTGGTTTTAATTACCTGCAATATTACTTGATAATAACATAACATAAACATGCTAGTTTTCTAAAACCAGGGAAGGCTTAATAGTActttaaacagaattttgttACACCATTTAGATACTCCCATATCTGCTGACATGTGGAGCTGGTCTTATCTGCATGCAAGAGTCTTGCATGAAGAAAGAATTACCTGGGTTTGTAAGTTTTTCAGGCACTGTTTAATATAGTGTGTAGACATACCCTTTCTAAAGATTTCAGTTGTAACATACGATTAACAAGATCtacaaatttaagaaaatatttaaaaattcaaagaaatctTTCATACTTGGGGAAACTTGTTTCCTTTAACATAAATTGCATTTTAGCTTAAGACAACTTTGTACCAATCAAGCAACACAAAAAAGTAGTACTAAACCCAAGTATTTCAATACATCATCTGAGCACAAGTTTTCACTCAGCTTGCTGAGAAAAAGACTATACTTGTAATAAAACTTACTTCCTTCCCTGTGCTGATGCAGCCATTGATTTCTGATATGACACCTCTAGTTAGCATCTTGAACAGAATCATTCGTGTCCTTGGATCCAACACCTCaaatttaacacagaaaagTCAGCAGAATTGCTCTCTTTAATATGATTCTGAGAACGGACTGTATTATTAGGTTTTGTCATCTTCAAAGGACCCAGTACATCAGACTGTTCTTAAGGATCAAATGATAATCCGAACAGCAGCCACTGAGAATTTTGCCATGATTCTAGAATGACACTTCACTACTTCTTTCAAGATTATTTTAAGCTAAGCATATGTCCTTGAGCTAGCTCTAGAGAAGACCTAAGAGAATGATTTCTTGCCCAGTTACATTAAATGCGTTAGAATAAGGTTTCTCTTAAGATATAGCTATTATAATTGAAACAGAGCAGCTATGTGGCCTTGGGCCAGTAATGGTTCAGTCTTTctaaagaatatgaaaaaaaatcaaacccagcattttttaattgttctttggattttaataaaagcttAAGATGgaa contains the following coding sequences:
- the RIOK1 gene encoding serine/threonine-protein kinase RIO1, which produces MDYRAVAMSQAVPGQFDDAECSDGEFTQDTETVKEGEVNENCQPCVCEAVNAEEEDGDDDNDDDEDGEDWDWDDEVGRLMKHHSAAGGCNPQANRQNPSCYSAKMSTPTDKALRKFEHKINLDKLNFDDSVINRVTEKSRQKEADMYRVKDKSDRATVEQVLDPRTRMILFKMLTRGVISEINGCISTGKEANVYHASTANGENRAIKIYKTSILMFKDRDKYVSGEFRFRHGYCKGNPRKMVKTWAEKEMRNLIRLNTAQIPCPEPIMLRSHVLVMGFIGKGDRPAPLLKNAQLSDSKVRELYLQIIQYMRRMYQDARLVHADLSEFNMLYHSGDVYIIDVSQAVEHDHPHALEFLRKDCANINDFFKKHNVAVMTVRELFEFITDPSITSENIDDYLSKAMEIASKRTEEERSSQDKVDEEVFKKAYIPRTLTDVKNYERDVDIMMKLKEEDMALNVQQDNILYQTVTGLKKDLSGVQKIPALLEKKADESETDSEDDDDDGSSEDSDSGCKESVHPKDKPAEVSMDKKERKKMVKEAQREKRKTKIPKHVKKRKEKTAKMKKGK